From the genome of Thermococcus sp. M36, one region includes:
- a CDS encoding sigma factor-like helix-turn-helix DNA-binding protein, with translation MQHAVFSMKYLDDIDSDEICKQLNITASNYWVLIHRAKTQLRSCLEKNWFTK, from the coding sequence ATACAACATGCTGTTTTTAGTATGAAGTATTTAGATGATATTGATAGTGACGAAATCTGTAAGCAATTAAACATAACTGCGTCTAACTATTGGGTATTAATTCACAGGGCTAAAACGCAATTGCGTAGCTGTCTTGAAAAAAATTGGTTTACTAAGTAA